One Alteromonas sp. KC3 DNA segment encodes these proteins:
- a CDS encoding RDD family protein, with translation MERAGFVRRLLAMIYDTLVATAVGMCAAMVMIVTLVVMLKNGALDLQGYAEPADLIQASFGYKLLIQTWVGVWIVGFFLWFWRRGGQTLGMRAWRLRIYSTVEEPMTWPRLFIRLIASLGGLGTLLVLFDFKNKQSLQDRLAKTEVLKLTKEANDHKSW, from the coding sequence ATGGAGCGGGCAGGGTTTGTGCGCCGCCTGTTGGCAATGATTTACGATACGCTAGTGGCAACTGCTGTGGGGATGTGCGCTGCCATGGTGATGATCGTAACGCTGGTGGTCATGCTGAAAAATGGTGCGCTTGACCTGCAAGGTTATGCTGAGCCCGCTGATCTTATTCAAGCGTCATTTGGCTATAAACTGCTTATTCAAACATGGGTAGGCGTGTGGATAGTTGGCTTTTTCTTGTGGTTCTGGCGCCGAGGCGGTCAAACCCTAGGCATGCGAGCATGGCGTTTGCGAATTTATAGCACGGTTGAAGAGCCAATGACGTGGCCGCGCTTGTTCATACGCTTAATAGCATCGTTGGGCGGTTTGGGTACATTGCTTGTTTTATTCGATTTTAAAAATAAACAATCATTGCAAGACCGCCTTGCGAAGACCGAGGTATTAAAGCTCACCAAAGAAGCCAACGACCACAAAAGCTGGTAA